One genomic region from Streptomyces sp. NBC_01304 encodes:
- a CDS encoding PLP-dependent cysteine synthase family protein, producing MTSPSRTDCSGIALEEDINRYDPAFRAWLREAVRKVQADGNRSADTHLLPVPLPVEWGIDLYLKDESTHPTGSLKHRLARSLFLHALCNGWIKPGKPVIEASSGSTAVSEAYFAKLIGVPFVAVMSKTTVRSKCDLIEFHGGTCHLVDDPSSVYQVAADLAEQTGGHYMDQFTNAERATDWRGNNNIADSVFRQLAQERFPEPSWIVAAAGTGGTSATLSRFLHYTQRATGICVADPENSAFMRGWRDDDRSVTTTIGSRIEGIGRERVEPSFVIEAVDRMMRVPDAASIATIRVLERLLGRKCGGSTGTNVWAAFKIISEMRAAGEQGSVVTLLCDPGERYLDKYYSDAWLDGQGIDIAPYEERVEQFLTTGQLPPPTGT from the coding sequence ATGACCTCACCATCCCGGACAGATTGCAGCGGCATCGCCCTCGAAGAGGACATCAACCGCTACGACCCCGCCTTCCGGGCCTGGCTGCGCGAGGCCGTCCGCAAGGTGCAGGCCGACGGCAACCGCAGCGCCGACACCCATCTGCTGCCGGTGCCGCTGCCCGTCGAGTGGGGCATCGACCTCTATCTCAAGGACGAGTCCACGCACCCGACGGGCAGCCTCAAGCACCGCCTCGCCCGCTCGCTGTTCCTGCACGCGCTGTGCAACGGCTGGATCAAGCCGGGCAAGCCGGTGATCGAGGCCTCCTCCGGCTCGACGGCCGTCTCGGAGGCGTACTTCGCGAAGCTGATCGGCGTACCGTTCGTCGCGGTCATGTCGAAGACGACCGTACGCAGCAAGTGCGACCTGATCGAATTCCACGGCGGCACCTGCCACTTGGTCGACGACCCGTCCTCGGTCTACCAGGTCGCGGCCGACCTCGCCGAGCAGACCGGCGGGCACTACATGGACCAGTTCACCAACGCCGAGCGGGCCACCGACTGGCGCGGCAACAACAACATCGCCGACTCCGTCTTCCGCCAACTCGCCCAGGAGCGCTTCCCGGAGCCCTCCTGGATCGTGGCCGCGGCGGGCACCGGCGGCACCTCGGCCACCCTCTCCCGCTTCCTGCACTACACGCAGCGCGCCACCGGCATCTGTGTCGCCGACCCGGAGAACTCGGCGTTCATGCGCGGCTGGCGCGACGACGACCGCTCCGTGACGACCACCATCGGCTCCCGCATCGAGGGCATCGGGCGCGAGCGCGTGGAGCCCAGCTTCGTGATCGAGGCCGTCGACCGCATGATGCGCGTCCCGGACGCCGCGTCCATCGCCACGATCCGGGTCCTGGAGCGGCTGCTCGGCCGCAAGTGCGGCGGCTCGACCGGCACCAACGTATGGGCCGCGTTCAAAATCATCTCGGAGATGCGGGCGGCCGGCGAGCAGGGCAGCGTGGTGACGCTGCTGTGCGACCCGGGCGAGCGCTACCTCGACAAGTACTACTCGGATGCCTGGCTCGACGGGCAGGGCATCGACATCGCGCCGTACGAGGAGCGCGTCGAGCAGTTCCTGACCACGGGTCAACTCCCGCCGCCCACAGGGACGTAA
- a CDS encoding bifunctional aspartate transaminase/aspartate 4-decarboxylase, whose translation MPKTTFTREEIQSLARLSPFELKDKFIQIAQEVQADEPGQKGTSSVQMLNAGRGNPNWIASGPREAFFALGYFALSESKRVWSADNLGGMPEKKDIGVRFDRWLRANPELDGTEMLQACVDKAVERFGFDKDALLHELADSIVGDNYPVPGRMLIHAEQIVRGYIGDEMFDRNPPADNNLSLFATEGGTAAMCYIFDSLMKNGILHKGDKIALLVPVFTPYLEIPELDTYEFDVVHVEAGLFAEEGVREWRYPTEEVAKLADPDIKLACIVNPSNPPSLAMSQRVIDQIKDIVATENPHLLFVTDDVYGTFVEGFRSIAADLHRNTLLVYSYSKHYGCTGWRLGVIGLHDDNVIDEMIANLPRSEKERLARRYGSLTLEPEKIKFIDRLVADSRQVALNHTAGLSLPQQVQMVLFSLFDMLDEGQAYKLKVRSIVHQRLELLLEGAQMKISEDAGRAGYYIELDLLAEAERVHGKDFADFLEHNYEPVDPLFRLAEQTRVVLLNGGGFEGPQWSVRVSLANLDDLDYLKIGHHLREIFGDYASEWQASKA comes from the coding sequence GTGCCGAAGACCACCTTCACCCGCGAGGAGATCCAGTCCCTCGCCCGGCTCAGCCCGTTCGAGCTGAAGGACAAGTTCATCCAGATCGCGCAGGAGGTCCAGGCGGACGAGCCCGGCCAGAAGGGCACGTCGTCCGTTCAGATGCTCAACGCCGGGCGTGGCAACCCCAATTGGATCGCGTCCGGCCCTCGTGAGGCCTTCTTCGCGCTCGGCTATTTCGCGCTCTCGGAGTCCAAGCGGGTGTGGAGTGCCGACAACCTCGGTGGCATGCCGGAGAAGAAGGACATCGGCGTACGTTTCGACCGCTGGCTGCGCGCCAACCCCGAACTGGACGGCACGGAGATGCTGCAGGCCTGCGTGGACAAGGCCGTCGAGCGCTTCGGCTTCGACAAGGACGCCCTGCTGCACGAGCTCGCAGACTCGATCGTCGGCGACAACTACCCGGTGCCCGGCCGCATGTTGATCCACGCCGAGCAAATCGTCCGCGGCTACATCGGCGACGAGATGTTCGACCGGAACCCGCCCGCGGACAACAACCTCAGCCTGTTCGCCACCGAGGGCGGCACCGCCGCCATGTGCTACATCTTCGACTCGCTGATGAAGAACGGCATCCTGCACAAGGGCGACAAGATCGCGCTCCTGGTGCCGGTGTTCACGCCGTACCTGGAGATCCCCGAGCTCGACACCTACGAGTTCGACGTGGTGCACGTCGAGGCCGGCCTGTTCGCCGAGGAGGGTGTGCGCGAGTGGCGCTACCCGACGGAAGAGGTCGCCAAGCTGGCGGACCCGGACATCAAGCTGGCGTGCATCGTCAACCCCTCCAACCCGCCCTCCCTGGCGATGAGTCAGCGCGTCATCGACCAGATCAAGGACATCGTCGCCACCGAGAACCCCCACCTTCTCTTCGTCACCGACGACGTGTACGGCACCTTCGTCGAGGGCTTCCGGTCGATCGCCGCCGACCTGCACCGCAACACCCTGCTCGTGTACTCGTACTCCAAGCACTACGGCTGCACCGGGTGGCGGCTCGGCGTGATCGGCCTGCACGACGACAACGTGATCGACGAGATGATCGCGAACCTTCCGCGGAGCGAGAAGGAACGGCTCGCCAGGCGTTACGGGTCCCTCACGCTGGAGCCCGAGAAGATCAAGTTCATCGACCGGCTCGTCGCCGACTCCCGGCAGGTCGCCCTCAACCACACCGCCGGCCTGTCCCTGCCACAGCAGGTGCAGATGGTCCTGTTCTCCCTCTTCGACATGCTCGACGAGGGCCAGGCGTACAAGCTCAAGGTCCGCTCCATCGTCCATCAGCGCCTCGAACTGCTCCTGGAGGGCGCCCAGATGAAGATCTCGGAGGACGCCGGGCGGGCCGGCTACTACATCGAACTCGACCTGCTCGCGGAGGCCGAGCGGGTGCACGGCAAGGACTTCGCGGACTTCCTGGAGCACAACTACGAGCCGGTCGACCCGCTGTTCCGCCTCGCCGAGCAGACCCGGGTGGTGCTGCTCAACGGCGGCGGCTTCGAGGGGCCCCAGTGGTCGGTGCGGGTCTCGCTCGCGAACCTCGACGACCTGGACTACCTGAAGATCGGGCACCATCTGCGGGAGATCTTCGGCGATTACGCGAGTGAATGGCAGGCGTCCAAGGCCTGA
- a CDS encoding DUF3533 domain-containing protein — MRHGQSHESDAAKGPTLWSELKDAVSPRAALLVLGVLTLGVLFIASYAGAFHHPKPKDISFGVVAPEPVSGQLVGAYGKLPGHPLSPRVVGSVEEARGQVENRKLYAALVVDPRGTDDQLLVASGGGAAVSDAVAEIVDTVEAAGRPPRFAKTVDVAPIDKGDQRGLSSFYLVVGWCVGGYLCAAILAIAYGARPANQRRAVVRLGVLALYSIVLGLLGAVVIGPVLGALPGSVVALWWLGALVSFAAGATTFAFQSMAGVIGIGLTVLVIVIAGNPSAGGAYPYPLLPPFWRDIGPALIPGAGTWTARSIAYFDNRAMGGPLLVLGAWALAGAAVTMVFASLKKGRDTIDASEVRQ, encoded by the coding sequence ATGAGACACGGCCAGTCCCACGAGTCCGACGCGGCCAAGGGGCCCACCCTGTGGAGTGAGCTGAAGGACGCGGTGAGCCCGCGGGCCGCGCTGCTCGTTCTCGGAGTGCTGACCCTGGGTGTGCTGTTCATCGCCTCGTACGCGGGTGCCTTCCACCACCCCAAGCCGAAGGACATCTCCTTCGGTGTGGTCGCCCCGGAGCCGGTGAGCGGTCAACTGGTCGGCGCGTACGGCAAGTTGCCCGGGCACCCGCTGTCGCCGCGCGTCGTCGGCTCGGTGGAGGAGGCCCGGGGGCAGGTCGAGAACCGCAAGCTCTACGCGGCCCTGGTAGTCGACCCGAGGGGCACCGACGACCAGCTGCTCGTGGCGAGCGGCGGCGGTGCGGCCGTGTCCGACGCCGTCGCGGAGATCGTCGACACGGTGGAGGCCGCGGGCCGGCCGCCGAGGTTCGCCAAGACCGTGGACGTGGCGCCCATCGACAAGGGCGACCAGCGCGGTCTGTCGTCGTTCTATCTGGTGGTGGGCTGGTGCGTGGGCGGCTATCTGTGCGCCGCCATCCTGGCCATCGCCTATGGGGCGCGCCCCGCGAACCAGCGGCGGGCCGTGGTGCGCCTGGGCGTCCTCGCCCTGTACTCGATCGTGCTCGGCCTGCTCGGCGCGGTGGTGATCGGCCCGGTCCTGGGCGCGCTGCCCGGCAGCGTGGTGGCGCTGTGGTGGCTGGGTGCGCTGGTGTCGTTCGCGGCCGGGGCCACCACCTTCGCCTTCCAGAGCATGGCCGGCGTGATCGGCATCGGGCTGACCGTGCTCGTCATCGTGATCGCCGGCAACCCGAGCGCGGGCGGCGCCTACCCGTATCCGCTGCTTCCGCCGTTCTGGCGTGACATCGGGCCCGCGCTGATCCCGGGTGCCGGCACGTGGACGGCACGCTCGATCGCGTACTTCGACAACCGGGCGATGGGCGGCCCGCTCCTGGTGCTCGGGGCCTGGGCGCTCGCCGGAGCGGCGGTGACCATGGTTTTCGCCTCGCTGAAGAAGGGCCGCGACACGATCGACGCGAGCGAGGTCCGGCAGTGA
- a CDS encoding threonine/serine ThrE exporter family protein, with protein sequence MAAPPGVRQVSRAAQDVAMADAPTPVQGDAEGDVPAAEARRERPGLPRRATPRHASASAARHRLRKLRALLPLAAEVPVSSEPPPPPQELIAFLRAVGTALIRAGESVADVQDAVNRLGTHYGFTTVHTFAVPTGVFVRAGRAPDSVIDFAPVQGPNLRFDQIDRLYRFLDELYVHPVSPHEGAAELAEIDAMKPRYGLWPRLLGYVVMTMGLGLLTLPNTMALAGYAVLGAFVGALREAAQLAGRVMSLALPVLAAVLVTAIAYRYSGPLLGEDPTKLLIPPLLAFLPGSALTMGTIELATGSILSGASRLVYGLNVLVLLAFGIAIGHQLVTAHPLGKDASVDALGAWAAWAGVVLLGLGYVLNYSASLRTLPWLLLVLCIAKIGQELAGGLAGPLFGAFAGGVALPLATRLIERNRHAPPAQVVFLPGFWMLVPGSLGLTGVGLLLVDRKSGGLDTTATALLTVVAVALGVLVGANALAGRRVPAAGAEAGTEAIAEADRPELRPPPHS encoded by the coding sequence GTGGCCGCCCCGCCGGGCGTGCGCCAGGTGTCCCGGGCCGCGCAGGATGTGGCCATGGCCGACGCGCCGACGCCCGTGCAGGGCGACGCCGAGGGGGACGTCCCCGCGGCCGAGGCCCGCCGCGAGCGGCCCGGCCTACCCCGGCGTGCCACGCCGCGGCACGCGTCCGCGTCCGCCGCCCGGCACCGGCTGCGCAAGCTCCGCGCCCTGCTGCCCCTCGCAGCCGAGGTGCCCGTGTCCAGCGAACCGCCGCCCCCGCCCCAGGAGCTGATCGCCTTCCTGCGTGCGGTGGGCACCGCGCTCATCCGCGCCGGGGAGTCCGTCGCCGACGTACAGGACGCCGTCAACCGGCTCGGCACCCACTACGGCTTCACCACCGTGCACACCTTCGCCGTGCCGACCGGGGTCTTCGTACGCGCCGGACGCGCCCCCGACTCCGTGATCGACTTCGCCCCCGTCCAGGGCCCGAATCTGCGCTTCGACCAGATCGACCGGCTCTACCGGTTCCTCGACGAGCTCTACGTCCACCCCGTGTCGCCCCACGAGGGCGCCGCCGAGCTCGCCGAGATCGACGCGATGAAGCCCCGCTACGGCCTCTGGCCGCGTCTCCTCGGCTATGTCGTGATGACCATGGGCCTCGGCCTGCTGACCCTGCCCAACACCATGGCGCTCGCCGGATACGCCGTGCTCGGCGCCTTCGTCGGCGCGCTGCGCGAGGCGGCGCAGCTCGCCGGGCGCGTGATGTCCCTCGCCCTGCCGGTGCTCGCCGCCGTCCTGGTCACCGCCATCGCCTACCGCTACAGCGGCCCGCTGCTCGGCGAGGACCCCACCAAGCTGCTGATCCCGCCGCTCCTCGCCTTCCTCCCCGGCTCCGCCCTGACCATGGGCACCATCGAGCTGGCCACCGGCTCCATCCTGTCGGGCGCAAGCCGCCTCGTGTACGGCCTCAACGTCCTGGTCCTGCTCGCCTTCGGCATCGCGATCGGCCACCAGTTGGTCACCGCGCACCCGCTCGGCAAGGACGCCAGTGTGGACGCCCTGGGCGCCTGGGCGGCCTGGGCCGGTGTCGTGCTGCTCGGCCTTGGCTACGTCCTCAACTACTCCGCCTCCCTGCGTACGCTGCCGTGGCTGCTGCTCGTCCTGTGTATCGCCAAGATCGGCCAGGAGCTGGCCGGCGGCCTTGCCGGACCGCTGTTCGGCGCCTTCGCCGGCGGGGTGGCTCTGCCGCTGGCCACCCGGCTGATCGAGCGCAACCGGCATGCGCCGCCCGCCCAGGTCGTCTTCCTGCCCGGCTTCTGGATGCTGGTCCCCGGCAGCCTCGGCCTGACCGGCGTGGGACTGCTGCTCGTCGACCGCAAGAGCGGCGGTCTCGACACGACCGCCACCGCCCTGCTGACCGTGGTCGCCGTGGCGCTCGGCGTGCTCGTCGGCGCCAACGCGCTGGCCGGGCGGCGCGTCCCCGCAGCCGGCGCCGAAGCAGGCACCGAGGCGATCGCCGAAGCGGACCGGCCCGAGTTGCGGCCGCCCCCGCACTCGTAA
- a CDS encoding phosphatase PAP2 family protein, giving the protein MTTVRPTEPTEPTEPERGPSLLTRARTPRKPMLWFEIVLIAVSYWLYSLVRNAVPEEKALALRHADWVWDMERRIGIGAEHAINHAMNKVTWLITGMNYYYATLHFIITIGVLVWLYRRHPGRYISGRLALFATTGIALLGFYFFPLAPPRLMEDAGFIDTVAVHHTWGSMSQGHAASVSNPYAAMPSMHIGWSTWCATMIASFARHPWARALGILYPVATLLVIISTANHFWTDALGGLICLGFGFAFSYAWFGSFPWQLPQYITPELEPNGPATEGQRRT; this is encoded by the coding sequence GTGACCACCGTCCGCCCCACCGAGCCCACCGAGCCCACCGAGCCCGAGCGGGGGCCCAGCCTCCTGACCAGGGCGCGCACCCCGCGCAAGCCCATGCTCTGGTTCGAGATCGTCCTGATCGCCGTGAGCTACTGGCTGTACTCCCTCGTCCGCAACGCCGTACCCGAGGAGAAGGCCCTCGCGCTCCGGCACGCCGACTGGGTGTGGGACATGGAGCGGCGTATCGGCATCGGCGCCGAGCACGCCATCAACCACGCGATGAACAAGGTCACTTGGCTCATCACGGGCATGAACTACTACTACGCGACCCTGCACTTCATCATCACGATCGGCGTCCTGGTCTGGCTCTACCGCCGCCACCCCGGCCGCTACATCAGCGGCCGCCTCGCCCTGTTCGCCACCACCGGCATCGCCCTGCTCGGCTTCTACTTCTTCCCGCTCGCCCCGCCCCGCCTCATGGAGGACGCCGGCTTCATCGACACGGTCGCCGTGCACCACACCTGGGGCTCCATGAGCCAGGGCCACGCCGCGTCGGTCTCGAACCCGTATGCCGCGATGCCGTCCATGCACATCGGCTGGTCCACCTGGTGCGCCACGATGATCGCGAGCTTCGCCCGGCACCCCTGGGCCAGGGCGCTCGGCATCCTCTACCCGGTGGCCACCCTGCTCGTGATCATCTCCACGGCCAACCACTTCTGGACCGACGCCCTCGGCGGCCTGATCTGTCTCGGCTTCGGCTTCGCGTTCAGCTACGCCTGGTTCGGGTCCTTCCCCTGGCAGCTACCGCAGTACATCACCCCGGAGCTAGAGCCGAACGGCCCGGCGACCGAGGGCCAACGCCGCACTTGA